In Thermanaeromonas sp. C210, the genomic stretch CTTCTTGGATGTTTTCCGCCGTTCCATGGTAAGAGGGGAAATGGTGGTAGAGCATTCTTAGTTGTTCTACGCCTTCCTTCTCCCGGCGTGCCAGATGTTCTATAGTCTTGCGCAAGCACTCACTAGGAGCTCCTTTAGCCAGCTCATGGTATAGGGGTATCTCTGCCTCCTCCGTCCGCACCAGCTTATCCAAAATCCTGCGCGGGTTATAGTACATTTTATCATCCATCATGCCGTCTATAATCCACTTCAGAGTGGCCTCTTCCATAATGATACCTCCTTGGGAGAAAGTGCTAATACTATATATGAAGAAGGAGGTGCCCTAGTTACAAATTTCGTAGACAAACCCGGCCCTAGGAGCGGCGAGAAACTTCCCGAAACCGGCCGCCCCTGGTGAATGACTCCACACTGTCGGGGCTGTCAAGCGTCAATGAAAATGTCAGGTAAAATTCGTCTGTGATTCTGTCAGAGTAGAAGTGGTATAATTAGGCCTGCGGGGTTTCCATGGCTTACGCCATGGATGGTCTTTAGCGGGCCTACGGACCAAAGTAGAGCCTGCCTTTTCACCGATTTGGGGAGTAAGGGCAGGCTCAGTATTACTCCGTGTTTTAGAGGAAGTTGTGAACTCCAAGGGCTCTAACGAGTATATATTTCCCTTCCATCCCACATACAAGCGACCATCAGGCAGTTTATGGACCTCTACCAGAGAACGTACAGGGATAATAGGCGCACCTTTAGGAGTTAACACCTTATAAGTCTTGCACTCGAAGCGGATGGTATAGCCGGGGTTCAATATCCGGTATTCCTTCCAGCAGAAGATATGTTCCAGGCGCAAGTGGGGAGGGATGGGGCGGAAAGCTGAAACCGGGTTAGCAGGTGGTACAGCAAACTTTTTGTTATAGCGCTCGATAAAGTTTTTAAGGACGGCATTAGCCTCTTCCAGGGTAGAAGCGCCAGCCAGGCGGAGTTCAATGACGAGCCTTTCCTGGAGGGTTTGGAAGGAGCGTTCGATGCGGCCTTTAGCCTGAGGGGAATGGGCGGGGATGTGCTGGAACCCCAGTTCGTTTAAGATACGGCCGATTTGGGTTAAAGAGCGTTGTTGGCCGAGGAGCTGTTGCTCGATACTAGCGGTACTCTCTTCGGTCTTAGGTGAGAAGAAGAGGGTATGGCGGTCGGAGTAGATGGCCAGTGGGATACCCTAGTTAATTACCAGGTCATAGAGGAGACGGCGGTAGCCCTCGAAATCTTCAGAAGGCCGGAAGAGGGCAGAAAGGATCTGGCCGGTAGCATCATCTATAGCTAAAAGCAATACGAGCTTTGGGCCGCGTCCTTCCAGCCAGTCGTGGTGGCTACCGTCTATTTGGACCAGGAGGCCCATTTGAGGTTTACGTTGACGGCTGCGGTGGAGTTTAGGAGGCCGGTGCTTTTTAGGGCTTAAGATACCGGCGGCTTTAAGGATACGAGCGACAGAAGAAGGGCTTAAAGAGATACCTTCATGCTCATAAAGCAACTCACTAAGGAAAGTGTAATTGCACCCCCTATACTTAGTTTGAGCGAGATGGACCACCTGCTGGCGGGTACCTTCTGGGATAGTGTGGGCTGGCTTACGTCCGCGGTTTCCGTGGGCCAAGGAAGCGGGCCCGTGCTCTCGCAACCTGGCCTTGAGCCTATAGACGTGCCGTTCACTTAGGCCTAGAAGTAAGGCCGCATAACTAGTGGTAATTAACCCTCTCAGAGTTTGTTCTAAGACTTGGATGCGATTTAGTTCCGTCTGTGACAAAGTAATCCTCTCCCTGCTCATACTGACATTTTCACTGATGGATTTCACCCTGACAATATCACAGACGGATCACATCCACACTGTCGGGGCTTGACGGGGAAGGGGGGATAGGTTAGACTAATAATTAGATAGCTATCTAAATAAGGTGAATTCCATGGGCTTAAACGATATTTTCCGCGCTTTGGGGGATCCTACACGGAGGGAAATAATGCGCCTCTTGGGGCAAAAGGACATGACGGCGGGGGAAATTGCGGATCATTTTAGGCTTACCAAGGCCACCATATCCCACCACCTCGGCGTGCTCAAGGACGCGGGGCTGGTCTTAAGCGAACGCCGGGGCCAATACATGGTGTATTCCTTGAACGCCACCGTTTTTCAGCATCTTCTGGCCTGGCTGCTGGAGCTGACCGGCAGGGACCAGGAAGGCGGCAACAGAGCCCCAAAACAGAGTGGAAGGGAGGTTCCCTTTGATGGATAATTACCGGTTGGACAGAAGGCTCCTGGCCCAGGAATGGCCGGCCATCCTCGTTTTATTAATGATGCTGGTAGGCGCCCTGGTGATTTACCCCTATCTCCCCGAAAGGGTGCCCGTTCACTGGAACGCGGTCGGCGAAGTGGATAACTACGGCTCGCGGGCCTTCGGCGCCTTCATGTTTCCCCTTATGACGGTAGGGCTGTACGTTTTGATGCTGGTCTTGCCTCTGGTGGATCCCCGTCGGGAAAATTACTCCAAATTTATGGGAGCGTACCGGGTTATCCGTTTGGGCTTCGTAATTTTTATGGCCGTCCTTTACGGTCTGATCCTCACGGCTTCCATGGGTTATTACGTGCCCATGGACCGGGTTATGCCCGCCCTCATGGGCTTCCTCTTCATTCTAATCGGCAATTATTTGCCCCGGATAAGGCATAATTACTTTGTCGGCATACGCACCCCCTGGACCCTGGCCGATGAAGAAGTATGGCGCAGGAGCCATCGTTTTGGAGGTATCGCCTTTGTCCTGGCGGGGGTGATCTCCCTCGGAGTCGCCTTCGTCGCCCGGGGCACGGTGGCCTTTATCGTAGTTATATCAGCCGTTATGCTGGCCGCAGTTTTAAGCGCCGGATATTCCCTGCTTATTTACCGGCAAAAGGGCTGAGGGTGGAGCTGCCGCTCTTGGCAGGGGTCGCCATAACCATGGGCCGGAAGGAATAATGGGTGGCGGAGGATACGCGCTATTCGGCGGCCGATTATCGCGGTCTTCGGACGCACGCCAAGATAAAATGGGATGGCTAAAAAGCCATCCCCACTTCTTTTCCTTATCCAGCTTGGCGTAAAAGGTGGCCGTAGCTGAAATCGTCCCTCATGAGCAGGTGGCGGAAGGGCCGGACATCGGCCTTTTTCTTCATGAGTGCGCCGTAGACCCCTGCCTGGCGGATGTCCCCCACCAGGATTAGGCCCACCAGCACGTCACCCTTCAGCACCAGCTTCTTATAGAGGTTCCGCTCCGGCCGGTAATCCGTCAGTACCTCGTATTCTTCCCCTTCGGGCTGGGTCAACCCCATAGCGATGGCCGGGACCTCCCGGAACTCGACGGCGTTTTGCATACCTATCATGCCGCCATAAACCCTTTTCTGCCCGGCCATGTTATAGGCCGCAATGCGGCCCTGGGCGCAGGCATTGGGCCAGATAGGCGTCAGCCCCCTTCGGCCGGTGATGGAATCTTGGGTTTCGACCACGTCCCCTGCAGCGTAGACGTCGGGAATATTGGTTTCCATATACTCGTTCACCGGAATACCCCGGTTCACCGCTATCCCGCTGCCGCGAAGGAGGTCCACGTTGGGTCGGGTACCGGTGGCGACGATTACCACATCAGCTTTAAGCCGCTCTCCGTCTTCCAGGATGACCCCCTTGCCCGGCCGGCCGAAGAGGCGGCTCCACAATCCGGGATTGACGATTTCGGCAATGCCCCGGCCCAGGATGAACCGGATGCCTTCGGCCTGCATGTCCCGCATAATAATCCCGGCGGCCCGGGCATCCATTTGCTGGGGTAGGATATGGGGCATTTTTTCGACCACGGTAACCTCTAATCCTTGCCCGTAGAGGGCGTAGGCTGCCTCGAGGCCGACGAACCCCCCGCCTATTACCACCACCCTGCGGGCGCCGGCGCACGCCTTTAGAATTCCCTCGGCGTCCGCCAGGTGGCGCAGGCCGAAGACGTTCTGTCCCCCGATGCCCGGCACCGGAGGCATGGAGCTGGAGGCGCCGGTGGCGATTAGGAGTTTGTCGTAAGGGACGACGGTTCCGTCCCCCAGCTTTACTTCCCTGGCCTTCGTGTCCACCGCCAGGGCCCTTCGACCGAAGAGGGTTCGGATGTTATTCTCCTCGTAGAAATTGCGGGGCCGGATGCGCAGGCTTTCCCTATCACGGTATCCGGCCAGGAAGTTCGGCAGGAGACAGCGGGAGTAAGCCGGCAGGTTTTCTTCGGCGATCATTGTAATTTCCCCTGCCGGGTCTAGGGCCCGCAGAGTCTCCGCCGCCCGCACTCCGGCCGCGCTGTTACCGATAATAACGTAGCGCAATCCTTTTCGCCCCTCTCTCTAGGTTTCCGCAGAAAGGGCGGCTGCCGCCTTCTTGGCCCGCTCTCCGGCGAAGGTATCTACCTCAACGAACTGGATGGCATTGTTGGGGCACGCCTCTACACAGGCCGGTATTTCGCGGCCCTGGCAGCGGTCGCACTTGAGGGCCACCTTCTTCGTCGGGTGCTGGGTGATGGCGCCGTAGGGGCAGGCCATGATGCACATCCAGCAACCGACGCAGGTTTGTTCGTTGCCTTCATTGGTTACAATGCCCGTTGCCGGATCCTTCCTCATGGCGCCGGTCATACAGGCGTCCACACAGGCCGGTTCTTCACAATGGCGGCACATGAGGGGTACGGCCTTACCCTTCACCGGCAGCACTTGGATCCGGGAGGGAACCTTTTCGGCCATAGCTCCCACGATGGTCTTGCTTAGAGAATGGGCCGCAGCACAGGCCAGGGTACAGGTGAGGCAGCCGTTGCAGCGTCGGACGTCGATCATGAGTTGCTTCATAATATAGCCGCCTCCTATATACCAAGGGCTTTTCTCTTGGTATTGATGTGCTCCACCATGGCCTTCACGGCTTTGTCGGGATCTTCCTCCACGAGTACCCGGCCGCCCAGGAGTTGCTCGATATCCTGAGTCAAAATCTTGGTCACCAGCTCACTCCCGGTTACCGGCGGTACGGGTCCGATATGGGTGAGGAGCCCAAAGGACACCGCAAAAATGCCGTCGGCCACCGCCTTTTGTTCGAGGTATTCCGGAGCCGAAGCGACTACCGGCAGGCTGCTGGGATCGACCCCCAGGGCATTGGCTATGGCCGTTACCGCTACGCCGATGCGGCCGATGTCCACGCAGGATCCGAAGTTCAACACCGGAGGTATTCCTAAGGTGCGGCAGACGGTCTTTAAGGAGTCCCCGCACAGGTCCACAGCCGCCGGATCCATCAGGCCCTCAATCTCCGCGGCGCTACTCGTGCATCCGGCCGAAATGACCAGTACGTTGTTCCGGAGGAATTCCCGCATGATGGTTAGAGCCTTGAAATCGTGGCCGTTGCGGTTGTTAGTGCACCCCACGACGGCCGCAATACCCCGGACGGCGCCCTGCTTCACCGCGTCGAGGAGAGGATCCAGTTTGCCGCCCAGGGCCTTCAAGATGGTCTCTACGCCGAAACCGGCCACCACCTTGGCCTTGTAGGGCGGAATATAGACATCGCGGCCCCGCTGTTTATATGCCTCGATGGCCATTTTAACCAGCTGGCGCGCCTGCTGGGCGACCTTTTCCGGGTCGTAGTCCACATGGTCTTCCACGCCCTCCATGCGCACGATCCGGTCTACGCTTACCAGCTTGGTGTGGAAGTGGTCGGCGGTAGTTTTGAGGCCCGGCGTGGAGCAGTTCATATCCATCATGACCAGATCTACTGCTCCGGTGGCCACATAGTACTCCTGGGCCAGCCAGTTGCTCAGCTGTCCCGCAAATCCCTGGGCACTGGCGGCCGAGCGCTGCATGAGCTCCTGACCGGTGCACATGGAACCATAAACCTTAATGCCCTTGGCGCCTGCCTCGCGGGCCAGCTTTTGCAGTTCCGGATCCCTGATGGCCTGGAGCACGGCGGTGGCCATCAAGGGGACGTGGCCATGGGCTACGATGTTTACCGTGTCCGGGTCGATAACCCCCAGATCCGCCTCGCTCTGGGTGAGGGCCGGGGTGCCCAAGAGAATATCCTGGACGGTAATGGTTCCCACCAGCCCCATATACCCGGTGGCCAGGGCCAACCGCACGGCGGTCAACAAGAGGTCCACCGGATCGGTATCTATGCTGGTCATGGACTTGGTAAGGGCATCCCGTATTTCCGACAGGACTCCGCCGGGTATTACCCCCAGCTTGCTCCACGCCTCCTTGCGGGAAGCGGGCGCGAAAGCCTCGAGGAGGGCCAGGGGCTCCTCGCTGCCCTTGCGCAACTCTGCCAGTACGGCGTTGGCCAGGGCTATGGCCAGCTCCTTGGCCGGTTTCTTGGCATCCAGACCCAGGGCCGAAGCCACCTCCCGCAACTTCTGCTCGTCGCCGATGGTGAAAGGAGTCTTCCCCTGGGCCGTAGCCTTCAGGGTTTTGGCGAGCTCCTCCAGGTGATGGCTGTAAGCGGCGGCCCCGTGTACGGCCAGACGCAGCAGGTTGCGGGCCACGATAGTATCGGCCGTGGCGCCGCAAATGGCCCGCTCGGCCCGCGAAGTGATCCGGCAGGGCCCGTGGCTGCATAGCTGGCAGCAAATCCCCTGCATACCGAAACCGCACTGGGGCTGTTGAGTTTCCCAGCGGTCGAAAATGGTGGGTATGCCCATGCGCTTAGTCCGCTCGTACATCTCATTAGTGCTTTTATGGGCGGAATAACAGACGGATGACGAAAGGCAGGTGGTGCAAGCGTCCATTAATCTAACCTCCTCGGAATACTTGGATTTAATTCCTTTATAACAATTGCAAGGGAGCATGGCTGTGATCCGTTTCTCCTCTGGCCTGTGATGCTCATCACAGATGGCGAGACCCGCCAGAAAAGGCCCCGGAGGCAGGAAAAATCCTGTGGATGTCGAAGTTACTCCTTTGCCTTGGTATTTGCAGGAGAACGGAGGATTATCTTTGCCTTATTACATCTTTAACGGCCATGACCTAAAGGCCATGCTCATGGGGGCTGCCAACCGGTTGGCCAGCGCCCGGGTCGAAATAGACGCTTTGAACGTATTTCCCGTCCCCGATGGCGATACGGGTACCAACATGTACTTGACTCTTTGGAGCGGAGTAAAAGAAATACAGAGTTTAGATAGCTCTGCCTTAGGAGATATTGCGGATGCTGTGGCCCGCGGATGCCTTTTAGGGGCCAGGGGCAATTCGGGTGTAATTCTGTCCCAGATAATGCGGGGCTTCGCCGACGCCTTGGCGGGTAAGGAGCGGGCGGGCGCCCGCGAGTTGGCCCAGGCCTTTGCTGCCGGTACTCGTTACGCCTATTCCGCGGTGTCGGAACCCGTAGAGGGAACCATCCTCACCGTTTGTCGGGCCATCAGCGAGGCCGTGTCGGAGGCGGCGGCCAAGACGGGGGATCTACCGCGGATAGTAGTTTATTCCTGCCGCCAGGCCCAGCAGGCCCTGGCACGCACGCCTGAACTGCTGCCGGTTCTGCAGGAGGCAGGGGTGGTGGATGCCGGGGGCAAGGGGCTGGTGGTCATCTTGGAGGGAGTTATCCAGGCCTTAAAGGATCTGGCGGTTAAGAAGGATATCCAGCTCTTTGATCTGGCCGTATCCCAGCAGAAGCGGTTTGCGCCCTTAAAGGGCGTTCTGACCCCGGAGATAGAATTTACCTACTGCACCGAATTTGTGCTGGCGGGTTCCAGCATCCCTTTGGAAACCTTAAAGGCCGAACTTGCCCCTTATGGTGACTGCCTGCTGGTGGTGGGAAACCAGAAAACGGCCAAAGTTCACATCCATTCCAACCATCCCGGCTTGGTGCTGGAGTGCGGTCTCAGGTACGGGGCTCTGCATTCGGTGCAGATAAACAATATGGAAGAGCAGTACGCCGAGTGGAGGCTTGCGCCGTCGGAGGAAATACGGCCCATTGGGATTGTAGCCGTAGGCCCGGGAGAGGGGCTCAATGCCATACTAGAAAGTCTGGGAGCCGGCCGGGTAGTGGACGGCGGGCCTACCATGAACCCCAGCGCCCAGGATTTGGCTGCGGCCGTAAACGAGTTGCGGGCGGAGAAGGTTATCATTCTGCCCAATAACAGCAATATCCTTCTGGCTGCCGAGCAGGCCGTACGGCTGGCCAATCGACCCGCACGAGTGGTACCCACGGTAACGGTGCCCCAAGGAGTGGCGGCCCTTATGGCCTTTAACCCTTATGGTGGCCTGGAGGAAAACGCGGTCAAGATGGCTGAGGCTATGCAAAAAGTCCGGACGGGAGAGATAGCCCGGGCGGCCAGGAATTCCCGGGTGAACGGCCAGGCGGTACGCGAGGGAGATTATATGGGGCTGGCCGAGGGCCGGGTAGTTATCTCAGGCCCTGATTTGGCCCCCGTGTTGGAAGGGCTGCTCGAGCATATGGTGAAAGAAGACACGAGCCTGGTGACCCTGTACTTCGGCGGCGGCCTGTCCACCCAGGAGGCCGAGGCCCTACTTGAGCCTTTAAAGGAGCGCTTCCCCGCGGTGGATTTCGAGCTTTATTACGGCGGCCAGCCGCTGTACCAGTTTATCCTTTCGGTAGAGTAAAGGGGTTGGGTTTTCGGCATGGCTAAAATTAGAATTGTTACGGACAGCACTTGCGATCTTCCCCCGGAACTGCTGGAACAGTACGGCATCTTGATGGTGCCCCTGAAGGTTATGTTCGGGGATAAAGTCTACCGGGATGGGGTGGACCTTAGCTCTAAAGAATTCTACGCCAAGCTGCGGAATGCCTCCGACTTGCCCACCACTTCCCAGCCGTCGCCCCAGGAATTTATGGAGGCTTACCGGCCCCTGGTGGAGGAGGGGGCCAGCATTGTTTCCCTTCATATTTCAGGCAGCCTCAGCGGCACCCTCCAATCCGCGCGCCTGGCCAAGACCATGCTAAATTACGACGACCTGGAAATAGTCGACACCCGGTTGGTGAGTACGGCCTTGGGCCTAGCGGTGCTGGCGGCAGCCAGGGCGGCGGCAGCCAACCGCTCTAAGGAAGAGGTCCTGGCGGCCGCCGGGTGGGTCACCGAGCACCTGCAGGCCTACTTCTTGGTGGATACCCTGGAGTACCTCCAGCGCGGAGGTCGCATCGGCAAGGCCCAGGCTTTTTTGGGCAGCCTCCTCAACATCAAGCCTGTCCTCATGCTCAAGGAAGGCATTATCTATCCGTACGAGAAAGTCCGGGGAAAGGCCAGGGCCATGGACCGGTTGGTAGAGATCGTGGCCGAAAAATTTAATTCCATCGACAACCTGTGGTGCGCCATCGTCCACGGCGACGACCCCGAAGGGTTGGAGCAACTTCGGGAAAAAATGCAAAATAATAAGGTTACTTGTAGCTGTATGCTCACCGGAGAAATCGGCTCGGTGGTGGGCACCCATGCCGGCCCGGGATTATTGGGAATTATAGGCTGTCCCGCACCGCGGCTCTAACCCGGCCCTCCTCACCTTTTCTCCTCCGCGACGTTTATTTCCCTTGCCCCCATCAATTCCGGTTAGCAGGTGGGGTTTTTTCCTTCCTTCCGCCGAAGCTTAAAGCTATCCGGCCGCCGACCCCCGGCCTGACCTCCATCCTGTACTTGCCGTTATTTTCCCGAAGGATCAATACCGGCCTTGCAACATCGCATCCCATACCCCTGAGGTCCATCCGAAAACTTGAACTCACTAGTACTACAGCCGGAACAGATCATGGGATAGGCGCTCCGCGCGGCGCAAATCTCCGGGATTTCCCATGATGCAAAATAAGTTTTTTACAAAGCAGGATTTTAGGCGGTGAAATCCAATATCATGGATAGGGTTACAATATGTGGGACACGTAACGACCGAAGGGGGTAGAGATGAAGGAATGAGGCTCACCAGAAGGGGGTTTTTGAAGGGCCTGGGTCTTGGCACTGCAGGCCTCGCTTTGTGGGAAGGAGGGGCGGGAAGGGAGGCCCTGGCGGCCGAGGATGTTTCCTTTAAGAAGGGCCGTGAAGTCCCCACCATCTGCCCGTACTGCGGCGTGGGCTGCGGTATAATCGTCACGGAAAGGGACGGGAAGATCGTACACGTAGAAGGCGAT encodes the following:
- a CDS encoding metalloregulator ArsR/SmtB family transcription factor, which gives rise to MRLLGQKDMTAGEIADHFRLTKATISHHLGVLKDAGLVLSERRGQYMVYSLNATVFQHLLAWLLELTGRDQEGGNRAPKQSGREVPFDG
- a CDS encoding SdpI family protein, with the translated sequence MDNYRLDRRLLAQEWPAILVLLMMLVGALVIYPYLPERVPVHWNAVGEVDNYGSRAFGAFMFPLMTVGLYVLMLVLPLVDPRRENYSKFMGAYRVIRLGFVIFMAVLYGLILTASMGYYVPMDRVMPALMGFLFILIGNYLPRIRHNYFVGIRTPWTLADEEVWRRSHRFGGIAFVLAGVISLGVAFVARGTVAFIVVISAVMLAAVLSAGYSLLIYRQKG
- a CDS encoding NAD(P)/FAD-dependent oxidoreductase; this encodes MRYVIIGNSAAGVRAAETLRALDPAGEITMIAEENLPAYSRCLLPNFLAGYRDRESLRIRPRNFYEENNIRTLFGRRALAVDTKAREVKLGDGTVVPYDKLLIATGASSSMPPVPGIGGQNVFGLRHLADAEGILKACAGARRVVVIGGGFVGLEAAYALYGQGLEVTVVEKMPHILPQQMDARAAGIIMRDMQAEGIRFILGRGIAEIVNPGLWSRLFGRPGKGVILEDGERLKADVVIVATGTRPNVDLLRGSGIAVNRGIPVNEYMETNIPDVYAAGDVVETQDSITGRRGLTPIWPNACAQGRIAAYNMAGQKRVYGGMIGMQNAVEFREVPAIAMGLTQPEGEEYEVLTDYRPERNLYKKLVLKGDVLVGLILVGDIRQAGVYGALMKKKADVRPFRHLLMRDDFSYGHLLRQAG
- a CDS encoding 4Fe-4S dicluster domain-containing protein, with amino-acid sequence MKQLMIDVRRCNGCLTCTLACAAAHSLSKTIVGAMAEKVPSRIQVLPVKGKAVPLMCRHCEEPACVDACMTGAMRKDPATGIVTNEGNEQTCVGCWMCIMACPYGAITQHPTKKVALKCDRCQGREIPACVEACPNNAIQFVEVDTFAGERAKKAAAALSAET
- the cooS gene encoding anaerobic carbon-monoxide dehydrogenase catalytic subunit gives rise to the protein MDACTTCLSSSVCYSAHKSTNEMYERTKRMGIPTIFDRWETQQPQCGFGMQGICCQLCSHGPCRITSRAERAICGATADTIVARNLLRLAVHGAAAYSHHLEELAKTLKATAQGKTPFTIGDEQKLREVASALGLDAKKPAKELAIALANAVLAELRKGSEEPLALLEAFAPASRKEAWSKLGVIPGGVLSEIRDALTKSMTSIDTDPVDLLLTAVRLALATGYMGLVGTITVQDILLGTPALTQSEADLGVIDPDTVNIVAHGHVPLMATAVLQAIRDPELQKLAREAGAKGIKVYGSMCTGQELMQRSAASAQGFAGQLSNWLAQEYYVATGAVDLVMMDMNCSTPGLKTTADHFHTKLVSVDRIVRMEGVEDHVDYDPEKVAQQARQLVKMAIEAYKQRGRDVYIPPYKAKVVAGFGVETILKALGGKLDPLLDAVKQGAVRGIAAVVGCTNNRNGHDFKALTIMREFLRNNVLVISAGCTSSAAEIEGLMDPAAVDLCGDSLKTVCRTLGIPPVLNFGSCVDIGRIGVAVTAIANALGVDPSSLPVVASAPEYLEQKAVADGIFAVSFGLLTHIGPVPPVTGSELVTKILTQDIEQLLGGRVLVEEDPDKAVKAMVEHINTKRKALGI
- a CDS encoding DAK2 domain-containing protein; the protein is MDVEVTPLPWYLQENGGLSLPYYIFNGHDLKAMLMGAANRLASARVEIDALNVFPVPDGDTGTNMYLTLWSGVKEIQSLDSSALGDIADAVARGCLLGARGNSGVILSQIMRGFADALAGKERAGARELAQAFAAGTRYAYSAVSEPVEGTILTVCRAISEAVSEAAAKTGDLPRIVVYSCRQAQQALARTPELLPVLQEAGVVDAGGKGLVVILEGVIQALKDLAVKKDIQLFDLAVSQQKRFAPLKGVLTPEIEFTYCTEFVLAGSSIPLETLKAELAPYGDCLLVVGNQKTAKVHIHSNHPGLVLECGLRYGALHSVQINNMEEQYAEWRLAPSEEIRPIGIVAVGPGEGLNAILESLGAGRVVDGGPTMNPSAQDLAAAVNELRAEKVIILPNNSNILLAAEQAVRLANRPARVVPTVTVPQGVAALMAFNPYGGLEENAVKMAEAMQKVRTGEIARAARNSRVNGQAVREGDYMGLAEGRVVISGPDLAPVLEGLLEHMVKEDTSLVTLYFGGGLSTQEAEALLEPLKERFPAVDFELYYGGQPLYQFILSVE
- a CDS encoding DegV family protein, yielding MAKIRIVTDSTCDLPPELLEQYGILMVPLKVMFGDKVYRDGVDLSSKEFYAKLRNASDLPTTSQPSPQEFMEAYRPLVEEGASIVSLHISGSLSGTLQSARLAKTMLNYDDLEIVDTRLVSTALGLAVLAAARAAAANRSKEEVLAAAGWVTEHLQAYFLVDTLEYLQRGGRIGKAQAFLGSLLNIKPVLMLKEGIIYPYEKVRGKARAMDRLVEIVAEKFNSIDNLWCAIVHGDDPEGLEQLREKMQNNKVTCSCMLTGEIGSVVGTHAGPGLLGIIGCPAPRL